One Campylobacter massiliensis DNA window includes the following coding sequences:
- a CDS encoding AI-2E family transporter yields MYLASFVVVAAGLKAASVVVLPFLMAVFIAIVATPAINALEKLKFPRVLAFALVTAVVFLSLGFIANTVLKTINGLVSYMPELQSKFKALADHYHHILASRGLIDPNSVAAPADFDINKLFAVMGGFLRSGTELASKSFFVFLLVTFMLFEVQVFSQKVEYFASKNPQTNQIVDTFISNLKRYLAIKSAASFATGVFIFIGLNFIGVPYAPLWGILAFVLNFVPTIGSIIAAVPALLVALLLNDAAACAWTAALYAVVNVVIGNFIEPKFLGKGLGISTLVVLLSLLFWGFLFGIGGMFLAVPLTMSLKIALDANPSTKFIAVLLSDKLER; encoded by the coding sequence ATCTATCTAGCGAGCTTCGTCGTGGTAGCAGCCGGGCTAAAGGCCGCTAGCGTCGTAGTTCTGCCATTTTTAATGGCGGTTTTTATCGCTATAGTGGCGACGCCTGCGATAAATGCGCTAGAAAAGCTCAAATTTCCGCGCGTTTTAGCCTTTGCGCTCGTTACGGCGGTCGTGTTTTTGTCGCTTGGTTTTATCGCAAACACCGTGCTAAAGACGATCAACGGGCTAGTTAGCTATATGCCCGAGCTTCAGAGCAAATTTAAAGCCCTCGCCGACCACTATCACCACATACTAGCTAGCCGCGGCCTCATCGACCCAAACAGCGTCGCCGCGCCCGCAGACTTTGATATCAATAAACTTTTTGCCGTAATGGGCGGATTTTTAAGAAGCGGCACGGAGCTTGCCTCAAAGAGCTTTTTTGTCTTTTTACTCGTTACTTTTATGCTTTTTGAGGTGCAGGTATTTTCTCAAAAAGTCGAGTATTTTGCGAGTAAAAATCCGCAAACAAATCAGATCGTAGATACGTTTATATCAAATCTCAAACGCTATCTCGCGATCAAGTCCGCGGCATCGTTTGCGACGGGCGTTTTTATATTTATCGGGCTAAATTTCATCGGCGTGCCTTACGCGCCGCTTTGGGGGATTTTGGCTTTCGTGCTAAATTTTGTCCCGACTATCGGCTCTATCATCGCGGCCGTTCCCGCGCTTTTGGTGGCGCTTTTGCTAAACGACGCGGCGGCTTGCGCTTGGACTGCGGCGCTGTATGCGGTCGTAAATGTCGTCATCGGCAACTTTATCGAGCCAAAATTTCTTGGCAAAGGCCTTGGTATCAGCACGCTTGTAGTGCTTTTGAGCCTACTTTTTTGGGGATTTTTGTTCGGCATCGGCGGTATGTTTTTGGCCGTACCGCTTACCATGAGCCTAAAGATCGCGCTTGACGCGAACCCGAGCACGAAATTTATCGCCGTTTTACTCAGCGATAAACTCGAGCGGTAA
- a CDS encoding YggS family pyridoxal phosphate-dependent enzyme: protein MKLAQILERIENARTGEAVKLIAVSKNVTTKEVLELFRQGQTSFGENRVQELKNKSEILSNLPIEWHFIGRLQSNKINHLLALKPALWQSCESVEAALAVDKRLDYELPCLLQINSAYEDSKQGISPEAAQDVFLQIAQECKFLKPVGVMSIGAHVDDERAIQKSFETTRKIYENLQPRGAQICSMGMSGDFELAIKCGSNMIRLGSILYA from the coding sequence ATGAAGCTCGCACAAATTTTAGAACGCATCGAAAACGCGCGCACGGGCGAGGCCGTGAAGCTAATCGCCGTAAGCAAAAACGTAACGACTAAAGAGGTTTTAGAGCTTTTTAGGCAAGGACAAACGAGCTTTGGCGAAAACCGCGTGCAAGAGCTCAAAAACAAGAGCGAAATTTTATCAAATTTGCCGATTGAGTGGCACTTTATCGGACGACTTCAAAGCAACAAAATAAACCATCTCCTAGCGCTCAAGCCCGCTCTTTGGCAAAGCTGCGAGAGCGTAGAGGCCGCACTTGCGGTGGATAAGAGACTTGACTATGAGCTACCTTGCCTGCTACAGATAAACTCGGCCTACGAAGATAGTAAACAAGGCATCTCGCCAGAAGCCGCACAGGATGTGTTTTTGCAAATCGCGCAGGAGTGTAAATTTTTAAAACCCGTCGGCGTGATGAGTATCGGCGCGCACGTTGATGACGAGCGAGCCATACAAAAGAGCTTTGAGACGACGCGTAAAATTTACGAAAATCTGCAACCTCGCGGCGCGCAAATTTGCTCCATGGGCATGAGCGGCGACTTTGAGTTAGCGATAAAATGCGGCTCGAATATGATTCGTCTGGGGTCGATTTTATACGCGTAG
- the rseP gene encoding RIP metalloprotease RseP → MKSIIFVAALLAVGIYAYSWHFLITVLVISFLIFFHELGHFLAARMLKVGVLKFSVGFGQSVYSKTIGGTEYAIGAIPLGGYVSLKGQEDSKPGLKNEDADSYTRLSPLGRIFILFAGPFFNFALAFFIFIALGHIGVERLAPTVGKVLENSAAASAGLQKGDKILNINGIKISEWDEISKNVNLTSTAITLERAGEIKTINLTPKIGQSMTIFGEKIEKPLIGISPSGEAVTIRNTGFSSLKFALVETVNASKLIFTGLEKLIAGVVPLKEMGGIIQITDITSKAAGIGVSTLLIIAALISVNLGVLNLLPIPALDGGHIFFNLYELVFRRKMNEKVYIGLTYCGWAFLLCLMAFATFNDVMRLSGVGQ, encoded by the coding sequence TTGAAAAGCATTATCTTTGTGGCGGCGTTGCTAGCCGTCGGCATTTATGCGTATTCGTGGCACTTTTTGATCACGGTTTTGGTGATTTCGTTTCTTATATTTTTTCACGAGCTGGGCCACTTTCTCGCCGCTCGCATGCTAAAAGTCGGCGTTTTAAAATTTAGCGTGGGCTTTGGGCAAAGCGTCTACTCAAAAACCATCGGCGGCACCGAGTACGCCATCGGCGCGATACCGCTTGGCGGTTACGTTAGCCTAAAAGGGCAAGAGGACTCCAAACCGGGGCTAAAAAACGAGGATGCCGACAGCTATACGAGGCTTAGCCCGCTAGGACGCATTTTCATCCTTTTTGCCGGACCGTTTTTTAACTTCGCTTTAGCGTTTTTTATCTTTATCGCGCTCGGACATATCGGCGTAGAAAGGCTAGCGCCGACTGTGGGCAAAGTACTTGAAAACTCCGCCGCAGCAAGCGCCGGACTGCAAAAAGGCGATAAAATTTTAAACATAAACGGCATCAAAATCAGCGAATGGGACGAGATAAGCAAAAACGTAAATTTAACCTCCACCGCGATCACGCTCGAGCGTGCGGGCGAAATAAAAACGATAAATTTGACGCCTAAAATCGGGCAAAGCATGACGATATTTGGCGAAAAGATAGAAAAACCGCTCATCGGCATTTCGCCTTCAGGCGAGGCCGTCACGATACGAAATACCGGCTTTAGCTCGCTAAAATTCGCGCTCGTTGAGACCGTAAACGCCTCAAAGCTCATATTTACGGGGCTTGAAAAGCTCATCGCAGGCGTCGTACCGCTAAAAGAGATGGGCGGCATCATCCAGATCACCGACATCACCTCAAAGGCCGCAGGCATCGGCGTCTCGACCCTACTCATCATCGCCGCGCTGATCTCCGTAAATTTAGGCGTGCTAAACCTACTGCCTATCCCGGCGCTTGACGGCGGACATATATTTTTCAACCTTTATGAGCTCGTTTTCCGCCGCAAGATGAACGAAAAAGTCTATATCGGCCTCACCTACTGCGGCTGGGCGTTTTTGCTCTGCCTGATGGCGTTTGCGACCTTTAACGACGTAATGCGCCTAAGCGGAGTTGGACAATGA